One window of Elaeis guineensis isolate ETL-2024a chromosome 11, EG11, whole genome shotgun sequence genomic DNA carries:
- the LOC140852461 gene encoding large ribosomal subunit protein uL6-like — protein sequence MKTILSTDTMEIPEGVTVRVKAKVVEVEGPRGKLTRNFKHLNLDFQLIEGSRKLKVDAWFGSRKTTASIRTAISHVQNLITGVTKGYRYKMRFVYAHFPINASINNNNNSIEIRNFLGEKKVRKVDMLEGVKIVRSEKVKDELILDGNDIELVSRSAALINQKCHVKNKDIRKFLDGIYVSEKGTIEEQ from the exons ATGAAGACGATTCTGTCGACGGATACGATGGAGATCCCGGAGGGGGTGACGGTGCGAGTGAAGGCGAAGGTGGTCGAGGTGGAGGGCCCCCGCGGTAAGCTGACCCGCAACTTCAAGCACCTCAACCTCGACTTCCAGCTCATCGAGGGCAGCCGCAAGCTCAAAGTGGATGCCTGGTTCGGCTCCCGCAAGACCACCGCGTCCATCCGCACCGCCATCAGCCACGTCCAGAACCTCATCACCGGCGTCACCAAAGGATACCGCTACAAGATGCGATTCGTCTACGCCCACTTCCCCATCAACGCCTCcatcaacaacaacaacaactccATCGAGATCCGCAACTTCCTTGGCGAGAAAAAG GTGCGGAAGGTGGATATGCTTGAGGGGGTGAAAATCGTTCGGTCCGAGAAGGTCAAGGATGAGCTTATCCTTGATGGCAATGATATTGAACTTGTTTCTCGCTCTGCTGCCCTTATCAACCAG AAATGCCATGTGAAGAACAAAGACATCAGGAAGTTCTTGGATGGTATCTATGTTAGTGAGAAGGGAACAATTGAGGAACAGTAA
- the LOC140850851 gene encoding probable cinnamyl alcohol dehydrogenase 1, with protein sequence MAAPLLCAGITVYTPMMRHKMNQPGKSLGVIGLGGLGHMAVKFGKAFGLKVAVFSTSESKKEEALKLLGADKFVISSDRQQMESMTKSLDFIIDTASGDHPFDPYMSLLKIGGVLVLVGFPSEVHLNPGSLNLGSRSISGSLTGGTKETQAMLEFCAANKIYPEIELINIQYINEALERLVKRDVKYRFVIDIKNSLK encoded by the exons ATGGCAGCACCTTTGCTATGTGCTGGAATCACAGTGTACACCCCCATGATGCGCCATAAGATGAACCAACCTGGCAAATCTCTTGGAGTCATTGGGTTAGGTGGCCTCGGTCACATGGCAGTGAAGTTTGGAAAAGCTTTTGGTTTGAAAGTAGCAGTGTTCAGTACGAGTGAGTCCAAGAAAGAAGAAGCGCTAAAACTTCTTGGAGCAGACAAATTTGTGATCTCATCAGACCGGCAGCAGATGGAG TCTATGACAAAATCCCTGGATTTCATCATTGACACTGCTTCCGGTGATCACCCCTTTGATCCTTACATGTCACTTCTGAAGATTGGTGGAGTTTTGGTCCTAGTGGGCTTTCCTAGTGAAGTCCATCTGAATCCCGGAAGTCTCAACCTtg GTTCGAGAAGTATTTCTGGCAGCTTGACTGGTGGTACCAAAGAGACACAAGCAATGCTGGAGTTCTGTGCAGCAAACAAAATATATCCAGAAATTGAACTCATCAATATTCAGTACATAAATGAGGCACTTGAGAGGCTTGTAAAAAGAGATGTGAAGTATCGTTTTGTGATCGACATTAAGAACTCTCTCAAGTGA